A genomic segment from Fusarium keratoplasticum isolate Fu6.1 chromosome 10, whole genome shotgun sequence encodes:
- a CDS encoding AAA domain-containing protein produces the protein MLSASSPITFPKSSPPPPKRAKPHDHGPPKPKARTGPFLADDSNSDSNDDVEESLDTQPLAKRPRIEDPQEKPSQTSPEVESTTAKPGNDPKPTPEIIDVEARRPVFPIQQDLYSTSIFSRLSSKSFTVRTCKGNTTTIKERKTSSAPTYESMVAARSKTKEGRAKRSYYGIDIHNLMSAASAEIAAKKQTRPQEPSVPVQSIEAPVTTGKRPKRTLLWTEKYRARTFMDLCGDDGTNRLVLRWLKKWDPIVFPGAAKSRPPIARRPGMKQQDEEEKPHRKILMLTGPPGLGKTTLAHVCARQAGYEVMEINASDDRSRDVVKNRIRTSLGTESVKTVSNRKDGDGPQKVAKPACVVVDEVDGVVSGSGGSGEGGFVKALIDLVLLDQKNSSGAATSNHHGRKKKGDDFRLMRPLILICNDVYAPALRPLRQSGLAEIIHVGKPTIDSVVGRLKAVFEKEGIPCDKDAARKLCEAAWGMTSGIDAKRGAESTVEGDLRGVMVVGEWVAGRFRASPLDGSGRLTRQWIERNVLQDLANGAGGARGIGRGGVKDIISRLFQEGGGFPKQAMNFSESKTKHEQPKAELGFGEYQKKYAMERLRQMIDTSGEISHIMTEVFAEYPNREFNDDLYLTKPNQAYEWLHFHDTCQSRLYSSQEWELSQYLSQPVLACHHLFASPKRYLPNMGYDRRWGGEAEEDTAPPMPFSGPRADYQANEAERQNRAQLQALQSQLTPTLMRSFRSAEDVAAEFLPYLVRLVSPDVKPVVVGGSQGTTASVRKESERAMVKRASEVLAEVGISLQKGKIESESLVNRGAQYVYRMEPDLDTLATFESAASLLLPSAAPTRYAVRQVLDQELRRTNAEREALARQARFQAGSTSGRLESLTKAASERHKKIVEEESAKDASSVKRDFFGRIIVARPVVETGKESTEQRARKTEKERKVWVTYHEGLNNAVRKPMSLQEFMRGL, from the exons ATGTTGTCTGCTTCTTCACCCATCACCTTCCCCAAaagctctcctcctcccccgaaGCGCGCCAAACCCCACGACCATGGCCCTCCTAAACCCAAAGCCCGAACTGGACCATTTTTGGCCGATGACTCCAACTCCGACTCGAacgatgatgttgaggaatCTTTGGATACACAACCTCTAGCGAAGCGTCCCAGGATTGAGGATCCCCAAGAGAAGCCTTCACAGACAAGCCCTGAAGTCGAGTCGACGACTGCAAAGCCCGGAAACGACCCTAAGCCAACACCAGAAATCATCGACGTGGAAGCCCGGCGGCCAGTATTCCCAATTCAACAAGATCTCTATTCCACATCTATTTTCAGCCGACTGTCGTCCAAATCATTCACAGTTAGGACATGTAAAGGCAACACGACAACGATCAAGGAGCGAAAGACAAGCTCGGCACCCACATACGAGTCAATGGTTGCAGCTCGGTCAAAGACAAAGGAAGGACGAGCTAAGAGAAGCTACTACGGCATCGATATTCACAATCTCATGAGTGCAGCTTCCGCTGAAATCGCTGCGAAGAAACAAACACGACCGCAGGAGCCCAGTGTGCCGGTACAGTCGATCGAGGCCCCAGTAACAACCGGCAAGAGGCCTAAGCGAACACTACTATGGACGGAGAAATATCGAGCGCGGACTTTTATGGACCTTTGCGGCGACGATGGTACCAATCGACTGGTTTTGCGGTGGTTGAAGAAATGGGATCCCATTGTGTTTCCAGGAGCGGCCAAGTCGAGGCCACCAATCGCAAGACGGCCGGGAATGAAGCAacaagacgaagaagagaagccgCACCGAAAGATTCTGATGCTTACGGGACCCCCCGGTTTGGGAAAGACGACATTGGCACATGTGTGCGCCAGACAGGCTGGCTACGAGGTTATGGAGATCAACGCCAGCGACGACCGAAGTCGTGATGTCGTGAAGAATCGGATTCGGACAAGTTTGGGCACAGAGAGTGTCAAGACGGTTAGCAACCGcaaagacggcgatggaCCCCAAAAGGTGGCCAAGCCTGCGTGTGTCGTGGTAGACGAAGTCGACGGTGTCGTGTCAGGCTCAGGAGGCTCAGGGGAAGGTGGCTTTGTCAAGGCGCTTATAGACCTTGTCCTTCTGGACCAGAAGAACTCTTCAGGGGCTGCGACGTCGAACCATCATGggcgcaagaagaagggtgaCGATTTTCGACTCATGCGTCCCCTGATTCTCATCTGCAATGACGTTTATGCCCCAGCACTTCGACCACTCCGACAATCGGGCCTAGCGGAAATCATCCATGTCGGCAAGCCCACCATCGACTCAGTTGTCGGTCGTCTCAAAGCTGTttttgagaaggagggtATTCCTTGTGACAAGGACGCCGCTCGGAAGCTTTGCGAGGCAGCCTGGGGCATGACCAGTGGCATTGATGCCAAACGAGGTGCTGAGAGCACTGTCGAGGGTGACCTTCGAGGTGTCATGGTGGTTGGTGAATGGGTCGCAGGGCGTTTCCGAGCATCGCCCTTGGATGGCTCAGGCCGCCTTACTCGACAATGGATCGAACGCAATGTTCTCCAAGATCTTGCCAACGGCGCTGGCGGCGCTCGTGGGATTGGTCGTGGTGGTGTCAAAGACATCATTTCACGTCTGTTCCAGGAAGGCGGCGGCTTTCCCAAGCAGGCGATGAACTTTTCAGAATCCAAGACAAAGCACGAGCAGCCAAAAGCGGAACTGGGCTTTGGCGAGTACCAGAAGAAGTATGCTATGGAGCGTCTACGGCAGATGATTGACACGAGCGGCGAGATCAGTCACATCATGACCGAGGTGTTTGCCGAGTATCCCAACCGCGAGTTCAACGATGACCTCTACCTGACAAAGCCTAACCAGGCGTATGAGTGGCTTCACTTCCACGATACTTGTCAGTCACGGCTGTACTCCAGTCAGGAGTGGGAACTCTCGCAGTATCTCAGCCAACCTGTACTGGCATGCCATCACCTATTCGCTTCGCCGAAGCGGTATCTGCCCAATATGGGCTACGACCGTCGCTGGGGTGgtgaagccgaggaggatACCGCGCCTCCTATGCCCTTCTCGGGCCCTCGCGCTGACTATCAAGCCAACGAAGCTGAGAGACAGAATCGAGCCCAGCTTCAGGCTCTGCAGAGTCAACTTACCCCCACGCTCATGCGATCGTTCCGCAGCGCTGAGGATGTGGCTGCTGAATTCCTCCCGTACCTGGTGCGTCTTGTGTCCCCTGACGTCAAGCCTGTCGTCGTGGGTGGAAGTCAAGGGACCACGGCCAGTGTACGCAAGGAGAGCGAGCGTGCCATGGTTAAGCGTGCATCCGAGGTACTCGCCGAGGTGGGAATTTCTCTGCAAAAGGGAAAGATCGAGAGTGAATCGCTGGTCAATCGGGGGGCGCAGTACGTCTACCGAATGGAACC GGATCTCGACACTCTCGCCACATTCGAGTCTGCTGCTTCACTGCTCCTCCCCTCGGCGGCGCCTACGCGCTACGCCGTGCGACAGGTTCTTGACCAAGAACTTCGCAGGACGAATGCAGAGCGCGAGGCCCTTGCTCGTCAGGCACGGTTCCAAGCTGGCAGCACCTCAGGGCGGCTTGAGAGCCTGACCAAGGCTGCCAGCGAGAGGCACAAGAagattgtcgaggaggagtctGCCAAGGACGCATCGTCCGTCAAGCGGGACTTCTTTGGCCGCATCATTGTGGCAAGGCCAGTTGTAGAGACTGGCAAGGAGAGCACGGAACAGAGAGCGCGCAAGACGGAAAAGGAGCGCAAGGTGTGGGTAACGTACCACGAAGGGTTGAATAATGCTGTGAGGAAACCCATGTCGTTGCAGGAGTTTATGAGAGGCCTATAA
- a CDS encoding S4 domain-containing protein, with the protein MRKPWRFYSLNRPKLRQSWNKYNLYNIARAAGREPLVKGRATFFQQKWAAKSKTRGYHGEHIPEKKWVRLFSRRLLSSVDLPPEYLAANDGSEQAAGRGSGLTTSKVTAESYSRVSQGSTKVRSLSHPAQRKSGYGDVNEMLSQHFENMTPYMQMTFAPLERRLDTAVFRAMFASSVRQARQFIIHGAVKVNGKKMVHPSYALNPGDMFQVQVEKVLYGTGEQKKPDESVKQSRESLKNKEEKTKEWGLNKRSRILEHLAAKEGESAKPSDAQLADESLDEQRAEMQVQWCRVKNLRSTAREILKGGSDLKNLSAKQKKELRLFRDTAQRFLSLPEDSKLSARDLLNEIQSQIEKLGSVESFRKADPAPSAEETEEQKLQREEKEEKELQFKTRVLEEGMDGFKDDRERARAARILAREDLTQDEVRRLAAIMRRDAENPIDDSKPYATPWRPRPYMSAFAFIPRYLEVNPNICAAVYLRHPVARKGMAEVPTPFSYLTSQLAHNWYLGRG; encoded by the exons ATGCGCAAGCCGTGGAGATTCTACAGTCTCAACCGCCCA AAACTGAGGCAATCATGGAACAAGTACAACCTGTATAATATCGCTCGTGCGGCTGGCCGAGAGCCTCTCGTCAAAGGCCGAGCGACCTTTTTCCAGCAAAAGTGGGCGGCCAAGTCGAAAACCCGAGGCTACCACGGCGAGCACATCCCCGAGAAGAAATGGGTGCGACTCTTTTCCCGACGtctcctctcctccgtcGACCTCCCCCCGGAGTATCTCGCTGCCAATGATGGTTCCGAACAGGCGGCTGGTCGTGGTTCAGGCTTGACCACCTCCAAGGTGACGGCCGAGTCCTACTCCCGAGTCTCTCAAGGCAGCACCAAGGTCCGGAGTCTCTCCCATCCTGCTCAGCGGAAATCTGGCTATGGCGATGTCAACGAGATGCTGTCTCAGCACTTTGAGAACATGACACCATACATGCAAATGACTTTTGCGCCCCTGGAGCGAAGACTCGACACAGCTGTTTTCCGCGCCATGTTTGCCAGTAGTGTGCGACAGGCCCGCCAATTCATTATTCACGGAGCTGTCAAGGTCAATGGCAAGAAG ATGGTTCACCCGTCTTATGCCTTGAACCCTGGCGATATGTTCCAAGTCCAGGTTGAGAAGGTTCTGTATGGAACTGGAGAGCAAAAGAAGCCCGATGAGTCGGTCAAGCAGAGCAGGGAATCCCTCAAGAATAAGGaggagaagaccaaggagtGGGGTCTCAACAAGCGCTCTCGAATTCTGGAGCATctggctgccaaggagggagaGTCTGCCAAGCCCAGCGATGCGCAGCTCGCCGACGAATCGCTCGACGAGCAACGTGCTGAGATGCAGGTCCAATGGTGCCGTGTCAAGAACCTTCGAAGCACGGCTCGAGAGATTCTGAAGGGTGGCAGTGATCTCAAGAACCTATCCGCtaagcagaagaaggagctcCGTTTGTTCCGTGACACTGCTCAGCGTTTCCTCTCTCTGCCAGAGGATAGCAAGCTGAGCGCCAGGGACCTCCTCAACGAGATTCAATCTCAgattgagaagctgggctCTGTAGAGAGCTTCCGAAAGGCTGACCCCGCCCCCTCCGCAGAGGAGaccgaggagcagaagcttcaacgagaagagaaggaagagaaggagctgCAGTTCAAGACAAGGGTCTTGGAGGAGGGTATGGATGGTTTCAAGGACGACCGAGAGCGTGCCCGTGCTGCCCGCATTCTCGCCCGAGAAGACCTCACCCAGGACGAGGTCCGCCGcctcgccgccatcatgaggAGGGACGCCGAGAACCCCATCGACGATTCAAAGCCTTATGCCACCCCCTGGCGACCCCGCCCCTACATGTCGGCCTTTGCCTTCATCCCTCGCTACCTTGAGGTCAACCCCAACATCTGCGCCGCCGTCTACCTGCGCCACCCCGTGGCGAGGAAGGGCATGGCCGAGGTTCCCACGCCTTTCAGCTACCTGACCAGCCAGCTGGCTCACAACTGGTACCTGGGACGGGGCTGA
- a CDS encoding Vacuolar protein-sorting protein BRO1: MSQSPMISVPLKATNEIDWIAPLKGYIRDTYGDDPERYAEECATLNRLRQDVRGAGNDSTSGRDMLYRYYGQLELLDLRFPVDEQHIKISFTWFDAFTHKSTAQYSLAFEKASIIFNISAILSCHAAMQDRAEESGLKMAYRNFQASAGMFTYINENFLHAPSSDLSRETVKTLIHIMLAQAQEIFLEKQIADKKKIGLLAKLSAQAGYLYGQALEGVQENVNKAIFEKVWLLVVQVKTNLLNSMAQYYQAMADDEAGQHGVAVGRLQVAESQAKEAERVARNFPSSTPLSSNLSAECGGVLQEVTKRHHSTVQNQLQSLLRDNDYIYHQEVPAEASLEAVAKLPAAKPIPVSELYAGQDIQHITGPDLFSKIVPFAVTESASLYDEEKAKLVRAETERVDTANGEMAASLDYLRLPGALQVLKGGFDQDILPDEDFRQWCEDVSDHENPVAIFGSLKTEKESIISILEKSTKQLDMEEGVCEKMRSKYETEWTQQPSSRLTTTLRSDIRNYREALDEAMRSDNQLAGKLRQNEMDFDEMRRAAQTGEVDRLFQQAVAEARARSSNATSPAGGEPNLLDDDFDEGPSVMDQINKVEDILKKLNLIKRERNQVLKDLKDKAHNDDISQILILNKKSIANYETQLFEQELEKFRPHQNRLIQANHKQSALMKELTSTFNKLLQDKRVQSEQNKYETIQRQRSSVINRYKRAYQEFLDLVAGLQSAKNWYSEMRETVESLEKNVETFVNNRRSEGAQLLNQIEQDRSTSKNSHAEMERERLRELMDRMSMDPSKSASPQPQATNRPTPAPVFQQGQGPRYTQSSFTGQYQVPSSPPPNQQTMPGQQGYQNFSGAPTTQSFGPAPINTFVQPTYNPSQYATSPPPNQTSFAMGGYRGAASPPPNQTTFGHQAHQSFGGYGASAAPQQTQGGYVPPGFVPPPPPPGPPPLGPQQTFHYGSQEFPNSAHPTSAAPQSAAQQQPHDPWAGLNAWK, translated from the exons ATGTCGCAGTCTCCAATGATCTCGGTGCCTCTCAAGGCCACCAACGAGATTGACTGGATTGCGCCCCTCAAAGGCTATATCCGCGACACATATGGCGACGACCCAGAGCGCTACGCGGAGGAATGTGCCACACTTAATCGGTTGAGACAAGACGTTCGAGGCGCTGGCAACGACAGCACGTCTGGGAGAGATATGCTGTACCGTTACTACGGCCAGCTTGAACTTCTGGACCTGCGATTTCCCGTCGACGAACAACATATTAAGATCTCTTTTACATG GTTTGACGCCTTTACCCACAAGTCCACAGCGCAATACTCTCTTGCTTTTGAGAAAGCATCCATCATTTTCAACATCTCCGCTATTCTCTCCTGCCATGCCGCCATGCAAGACCGAGCCGAGGAGTCCGGCCTCAAAATGGCCTACCGTAACTTTCAGGCCTCCGCCGGCATGTTCACTTACATCAATGAGAACTTCCTGCACGCGCCTTCGTCCGACCTTAGCAGAGAAACTGTCAAGACCCTTATTCACATTATGCTTGCCCAAGCACAGGAGATTTTTCTCGAGAAGCAGATCGCAGACAAGAAAAAGATTGGTTTGCTCGCCAAACTTTCTGCCCAGGCTGGATATTTGTATGGCCAGGCTCTTGAGGGAGTACAAGAAAATGTGAACAAGGCTATTTTCGAAAAAgtgtggttgttggtggttcAG GTCAAAACTAACCTCTTGAACTCCATGGCGCAATATTATCAAGCCATGGCAGACGATGAGGCCGGCCAGCATGGTGTCGCTGTCGGACGATTGCAGGTTGCCGAGTCTCAAGCAAAAGAGGCTGAAAGAGTTGCAAGGAACTTCCCCAGCTCTACGCCCTTGAGTTCTAACCTTAGTGCTGAGTGCGGCGGTGTGCTTCAAGAAGTAACCAAGCGACACCACTCAACCGTACAGAACCAGTTGCAGAGCCTTTTGAGAGACAACGACTATATCTATCACCAAGAAGTACCCGCTGAAGCGAGCCTCGAAGCCGTTGCCAAGCTGCCAGCTGCCAAGCCCATCCCCGTTAGCGAATTGTATGCTGGCCAAGACATCCAGCACATCACCGGCCCCGATCTCTTCTCAAAGATCGTCCCATTTGCCGTGACGGAATCTGCGAGTCTGtatgatgaggagaaggcgaAGTTGGTGAGAGCCGAGACGGAACGAGTGGATACAGCCAACGGCGAGATGGCTGCCAGTCTGGATTATCTAAGGCTCCCTGGCGCATTGCAGGTGCTGAAGGGCGGCTTCGATCAAGACATTTTGCCCGACGAAGATTTCCGGCAATGGTGCGAAGATGTTTCAGACCATGAGAACCCGGTGGCTATTTTTGGGTCCCtcaagacggagaaggagTCTATCATCTCGATTCTGGAAAAGAGTACTAAGCAGCTGGATATGGAGGAGGGTGTGTGCGAGAAGATGCGGTCCAAATATGAGACCGAGTGGACACAGCAGCCTAGTTCGAGGTTGACGACAACACTCCGAAGCGACATCCGCAACTATCGCGAAGCCCTCGACGAAGCCATGAGAAGCGACAACCAATTGGCAGGCAAGCTGCGGCAAAACGAGATGgactttgatgagatgaggcgGGCTGCCCAGACGGGTGAGGTTGACCGACTATTCCAGCAAGCTGTTGCAGAGGCACGGGCGCGGTCAAGCAACGCAACTAGCCCGGCTGGCGGTGAGCCCAACCTGTTGGATGACGATTTCGATGAGGGACCCAGCGTGATGGATCAGATCAACAAGGTCGAGGATatcttgaagaagctcaatCTTATCAAGCGGGAGCGAAACCAGGTGCTGAAGGACTTGAAGGACAAG gctcACAACGACGACATCTCCCAAattctcatcctcaacaagaagTCGATAGCAAACTACGAGACGCAACTGTTTGAACAGGAATTGGAAAAGTTCAGACCTCACCAGAACCGACTGATACAAGCAAACCACAAGCagtcggccttgatgaaggAGCTTACAAGCACCTTCAACAAGCTTCTGCAGGACAAGCGGGTACAGTCGGAGCAGAACAAGTACGAGACAATTCAGCGACAGCGATCGTCGGTCATCAACCGGTATAAGCGGGCATACCAGGAGTTCCTGGACCTGGTTGCAGGACTGCAGAGCGCCAAGAACTGGTACTCGGAGATGCGTGAGACGGTGGAGAGCCTGGAAAAGAACGTCGAAACGTTTGTCAACAACCGGAGATCGGAGGGCGCACAACTCCTCAACCAGATCGAACAGGATCGGTCGACGAGCAAGAACTCGCAtgccgagatggagcggGAGAGGCTTCGAGAGCTCATGGACCGAATGTCGATGGACCCGAGCAAGTCGGCAtcacctcaacctcaagccACGAACCGACCTACACCAGCGCCCGTATTCCAACAGGGACAGGGTCCTCGATACACGCAGTCGAGCTTCACAGGACAGTATCAGGTGCCCagctcgccgccgccaaacCAGCAAACAATGCCAGGGCAGCAAGGATACCAGAACTTCAGCGGTGCACCCACAACGCAGTCGTTTGGACCAGCTCCCATCAATACGTTTGTGCAGCCCACGTACAACCCAAGCCAGTACGCGACATCTCCGCCACCGAACCAGACGTCGTTTGCGATGGGTGGTTATCGAGGTGCGGCGTCACCACCTCCCAACCAGACAACGTTTGGACACCAGGCGCATCAATCATTCGGCGGATACGGAGCATCGGCGGCACCTCAACAGACGCAGGGAGGATACGTGCCTCCAGGATTCGTgccgccacctcctcccccaggTCCGCCTCCGTTGGGACCCCAGCAGACGTTCCATTATGGAAGCCAAGAGTTTCCAAACAGCGCGCATCCTACTAGCGCGGCGCCCCAGTCAGCAGCgcaacagcagcctcatGATCCATGGGCGGGCTTGAACGCATGGAAGTaa